The proteins below are encoded in one region of Capsicum annuum cultivar UCD-10X-F1 unplaced genomic scaffold, UCD10Xv1.1 ctg998, whole genome shotgun sequence:
- the LOC124895824 gene encoding uncharacterized protein LOC124895824, whose amino-acid sequence MDPSLINTNTSSESVTTFSVAMDMSVSIGREITPELIAGLEQQTAELRLMVQNTPLPHCAPPVYTYATTPPVTQTQGLYHIDANHYVKMENDLRMYTDDTVNRKLKDLEDAIRSLRGLGNNQSVRYEDLCAFPEIELPPGYKIPKFEKFDGFENSFFHLKTYCEKLIGVGKNEGIRDDLANAFVDHYKFHVDIIPDRISITKLRQRSNENFYEYSIHWREKATRVHPPMEETEMISYFIHALNLEYFDRMITMAGKTFIEIVKT is encoded by the exons ATGGATCCTAGTCTGATTAACACAAATACTTCTTCTGAGTCAGTTACCACCTTTTCTGTGGCAATGGACATGAGTGTCTCGATAGGAAGGGAAATAACCCCAGAGCTCATTGCCGGTTTGGAGCAACAAACTGCCGAGCTAAGGCTCATG GTTCAGAACACACCCTTGCCACACTGTGCTCCACCAGTGTACACCTATGCTACCACCCCACCGGTAACACAAACTCAAGGGTTATACCACATAGATGCTAATCATTATGTTAAAATGGAGAATGATCTAAGAATGTACACTGATGATACAGTGAATAGAAAGCTCAAGGACTTAGAAGATGCAATAAGGAGTCTTCGGGGGCTTGGGAATAACCAAAGTGTGAGGTATGAAGATTTGTGTGCATTTCCCGAGATTGAGTTGCCTCCTGGTTATAAGATcccaaagtttgaaaaatttgatGGGTTCGAAAATTCTTTCTTTCACTTGAAAACTTATTGTGAAAAGTTAATTGGTGTGGGCAAGAATGAAGGAATACGG GATGACCTGGCAAATGCTTTTGTGGATCACTACAAGTTTCATGTCGACATTATTCCTGATAGAATCTCTATCACAAAGCTAAGACAGAGGTCAAATGAGAATTTTTATGAATATTCCATACACTGGAGAGAAAAAGCGACTAGGGTACATCCCCCAATGGAAGAAACTGAGATGATCAGTTACTTCATCCATGCACTAAATCTCGAATATTTTGACCGCATGATAACAATGGCTGGAAAAACATTTATTGAAATTGTCAAGACTTGA